One Tetrapisispora phaffii CBS 4417 chromosome 2, complete genome genomic region harbors:
- the SEC2 gene encoding guanine nucleotide exchange factor SEC2 (similar to Saccharomyces cerevisiae SEC2 (YNL272C); ancestral locus Anc_1.81): MSGNSDEDKRVSVQLTSLSTQLLESIEKQSSLEDKLRQSRKIIEEQKTTITQYNELRIKYDQLDKNFSKKKVDLQRLEQQLQAEKLGKAEAERKVDELNKEVEELTASLFDEANNMVADARKETDSIETKNKKLTEQLLEKDTILETLNLQLKNLKTVLQDLQTESSMSIINNGNISLKGDVPLSNENGGSSSHSLKKMSTTTSFQSQQEVVNYAIFTPKITNIRYDTFLYNEFLKFVAVLPHCNSIKNTSAESKLLRRLISDEIHPVLRLDTSNGLGWLTKRTLMNQIVEGLVVIEPLSGINETYRQSALYEVSISKSSIKSDQITKAKMFNFPADSPPIAVRDPCAFCDESRSDCIGHARMYMLKTQTRNDDDTLSITNQYPLCQACLIKVRQTCDIFAFLRSLKSGVWQLEKVTLSTISKGDTSSFLKVAENQFKQNEKATAQEKKQKRKSIISSLGKSHSSYVNAKLDCTVEPVGLPSTNIQRAWLQLCKLRSILHWSHIGISNTEDCVTSTFAPVATNNKVVADKLEPSLSGTSGTNGSFIPQRDNNASEESFLSIPEDIDNDDDIFDFENEGNTTGNIENGNTTLEDRKEENETANLTDELDTANVRDIVDSTDGVEAVDDIEATDEIGATDETEATVEDDILSVGDLVKIIDENTITHVNKEKLHIVEENLNLEVIDSSPAKNTNKKSNKHKDFRKSILNDLDALEEQFESGLKLNNSNENVNTTK; encoded by the coding sequence ATGAGCGGCAATTCTGATGAAGACAAGAGAGTTTCTGTTCAACTAACTAGTTTATCCACACAGTTACTTGAAAGTATTGAGAAGCAATCTTCACTGGAGGATAAACTGAGGCAATCGAGAAAGATCATTGAAGAACAGAAAACTACTATAACTCAATACAATGAACTAAGGATTAAGTATGATCAGCTAGATAAgaacttttcaaaaaagaaagttgATTTGCAAAGGCTAGAACAACAATTACAAGCAGAAAAGCTTGGTAAAGCTGAAGCAGAACGGAAAGTTGACGAACTTAACAAAGAAGTAGAAGAACTGACAGCTTCATTGTTCGATGAAGCTAATAATATGGTGGCTGACGCCAGAAAGGAAACAGATTCCATTGAAacaaagaataaaaaactAACTGAACAACTATTAGAAAAGGACACGATATTGGAGactttaaatttacaattgaaGAACTTGAAGACAGTTTTACAAGATTTGCAAACGGAGAGTAGCATGtctattataaataatggaaatatatctttaaaaGGGGATGTGCCGCTATCTAACGAGAATGGAGGATCATCATCTCattcattgaaaaagaTGTCTACAACTACATCGTTTCAATCTCAACAAGAAGTCGTGAATTATGCTATCTTCACTCcaaaaattacaaatatacGTTATGATACTTTCCTATATAACgaatttttgaagtttGTTGCTGTTTTGCCTCACTGTAATAGTATTAAAAACACATCTGCAGAATCTAAACTATTAAGAAGACTTATTAGCGACGAAATACATCCGGTACTAAGGCTTGATACGTCTAATGGCTTGGGTTGGCTAACAAAGAGGACATTAATGAATCAAATAGTAGAAGGTCTTGTTGTAATCGAGCCGTTAAGTGGAATAAATGAAACGTATAGACAGAGTGCACTTTATGAAGTAAGCATTTCAAAAAGCTCTATTAAATCTGACCAAATTACAAAAGCAAAAATGTTTAATTTTCCTGCTGATTCTCCTCCAATTGCAGTACGTGATCCATGTGCCTTCTGTGATGAATCAAGATCAGATTGTATTGGGCATGCGAGAATGTATATGTTGAAAACCCAGACTAgaaatgatgatgatacaTTATCCATCACAAATCAGTACCCACTATGTCAGGCATGTTTGATCAAAGTTAGACAAACTTGTGACATTTTTGCATTTTTAAGGTCCTTGAAATCTGGTGTGTGGCAACTTGAAAAAGTTACATTATCAACGATTTCCAAAGGTGATACATCCTCTTTTTTGAAGGTTGCTGAAAACCAATTTAAGCAAAATGAAAAGGCCACTGCTCAAgagaaaaaacaaaaaagaaaaagtatTATCTCGTCTTTAGGGAAAAGTCATTCGTCTTATGTAAACGCAAAACTTGATTGTACTGTTGAGCCAGTTGGATTACCTTCTACTAACATCCAAAGGGCATGGTTACAACTTTGTAAACTTCGTTCGATCTTGCATTGGTCTCATATAGGTATCTCGAACACTGAGGATTGTGTTACCTCTACGTTTGCCCCAGTAGCGACAAACAACAAAGTTGTAGCTGATAAATTAGAGCCATCCTTATCGGGAACATCAGGCACCAATGGCTCTTTCATTCCTCAAAGGGACAATAATGCATCCGAAGAATCATTCTTATCTATTCCAGAGGACattgataatgatgatgatatatttgattttgagAATGAGGGGAATACAACCGGAAATATAGAAAATGGAAATACTACTCTAGAAGATCGTAAAGAGGAAAATGAGACTGCCAACTTGACCGACGAACTAGATACAGCTAATGTAAGGGATATAGTTGATTCAACAGATGGAGTAGAAGCAGTGGATGACATAGAAGCAACTGATGAAATAGGAGCAACTGATGAAACGGAAGCAACTGTTGAAGATGATATATTGAGTGTCGGTGATTTAGTCAAAATAATAGATGAAAACACAATCACTCATGTCAATAAAGAGAAGCTACATattgttgaagaaaatcTAAACTTGGAGGTTATAGATTCGTCTCCCGCTAAAAatactaataaaaaatcaaataaacaCAAAGATTTTAGGAAAAGTATTCTTAATGATTTAGATGCGTTAGAAGAACAATTTGAAAGCGGTttaaagttaaataattcGAATGAAAATGTAAATACGACAAAATGA